The Dreissena polymorpha isolate Duluth1 chromosome 10, UMN_Dpol_1.0, whole genome shotgun sequence genome includes a region encoding these proteins:
- the LOC127847053 gene encoding uncharacterized protein LOC127847053 isoform X6, whose product MEPVERTIATVHFSAEGMIMSCDEQLAYLHGYDSDRDLAGAHIHDLIPALKLPPADGGLTKEVRKQRATGRTKDGSSFPLSIAIDIAKDNDDIDESLEPAENFSKLQHESPDSCEASSMVFTRARVNESPAVDRRSGGGTESQVVDRKSGGGDYGSPVVDRHSWGVAYGSSVVDRRSVGGTNEVPAVGMQGKGKAIVYRGVVWVFANISGLVTFLPDGTVHNINDNLSLLLFGYRSGEVIGKNISLLIPDFYEILELEDAGSEDSGAQTSACNKYESESPCLFSVTQNGKMSGRDFPTPLEGFHVNGPGVTSTPNKSWAHPESCENMQCSDKANHSEGKVKGYELQDLRTLTPVKPQPVSKDPEQENALTVDNRDDKDLVNDKHNNDEILESQQKFCKDGKSQECVQTVKEKITPNLGEKSVVCTFNKDTGMMDVVTMFVENVKAIKHKTDITACSTPILKGTDVKGCSTPIIKGLKGDQDIVPSPCLSDIEGQCNGRNSHLLDESGDACMLEMGKLRLMDDHCSRLNTTDELLSASAGFERLDANEDNKENLEIDEKKNQDAYAKVGEKGDGIQSLNLSVAKKSDLKMFDGGMVKPFVNQVGDNMGNTEGDIEKVTTETSLLKDNDETSVPKVVRKASPKMGLRVSSPTAMQTSPKDANVATDCLAPLLKVDCLNKSGNDEGELSRTQDDLNKSYAVIVTSSDSNVCTSEDNENSASIGVIEDVDESLLHRSSIHQFLNSRCNKSRTLNNSGSFRNSGLDYTNSFRQSPLFEADVLTPKKDLRESTVNGLSNKESGKILEGPNDNIEVYEPDLPETPYIGRGNDYDFSGCSETESPSLRSFEQHEKGVRYITKSRTGSRYSDYSSNGPVVFPEGSFQGQCRHKDQSLLGIVFQIKRVLLDDDTEVYCMWVSRDPEEPQEVIRSYANLTLASSHNSTLDRSHNFSLGEVLAAQARSDSKEILEGYESGEEENSQIHEYSQTSHNQSIESLDQNSDHSNNYSNLSQNYSNQSFNYSSRSHDRSYRSHDQSNRSHDLSIRSHDQSVRSHDQSVRSHDQSKRSHDQSVRSSEGTEEDKALCHGPYSILYDTQHTIGKGAFGFVKMARRRADRKEVVVKFIRRAKVFKDCWVEDERYGQMPLEVSILSKLNHPNIVTVLDVFDNSDYIQLVMAKHGSGMDLFEFIDRSPRMDEKLASYIFRQMVSAVSYLHGKNILHRDIKDENVILNEQFQIKLIDFGAVAILEPGKLFSTFCGTLEYCSPEVLMGNKYYGPELEVWSLGVTLYTLVFGENPFFDVEETIKCTLKPPFVVSSELMMLLCWLLHPDPKKRATVPSLERNHWVQQKVDISRYRWEEVLPNSEFHGNTASDNRPDSPGATPGNHEDESLDDLKCNLISKLNLE is encoded by the exons GGCATGATAATGTCCTGTGATGAGCAGCTGGCCTATCTCCATGGTTACGATAGCGACCGGGACCTGGCTGGGGCCCACATCCATGACCTAATACCTGCACTCAAGTTGCCCCCTGCTGATGGGGGATTGACTAAG GAAGTCAGGAAGCAGCGAGCCACAGGACGGACCAAGGATGGCTCAAGCTTCCCACTGAGCATAGCTATAGACATTGCCAAGGACAATGATGACATTGATGAAAGCTTGGAGCCTGCAGAAAACTTCTCTAAACTGCAACACGAAAGTCCAGATAGCTGTGAGGCCAGTTCAATGGTGTTCACCAGGGCCAGAGTAAACGAAAGTCCAGCGGTTGATAGGCGATCAGGGGGCGGGACTGAAAGTCAAGTGGTTGACAGGAAGTCAGGAGGCGGAGATTATGGAAGTCCTGTGGTTGACAGGCATTCATGGGGTGTGGCTTATGGAAGTTCAGTTGTTGACAGGCGGTCAGTGGGGGGAACCAATGAAGTTCCAGCTGTTGGGATGCAGGGGAAAGGCAAAGCTATTGTGTACAGAGGCGTGGTGTGGGTGTTTGCCAACATAAGTGGGCTGGTCACTTTTTTGCCTGATGGCACTGTACACAACATAAATGACAACCTGTCACTACTGCTGTTCGGCTACAGAAGTGGGGAAGTTATAGGAAAG AATATCAGCCTATTGATCCCAGATTTCTATGAGATATTGGAGCTTGAGGATGCAGGCAGTGAGGACAGTGGGGCTCAGACCTCGGCCTGCAATAAATATG AATCTGAAAGCCCCTGCCTATTCAGTGTGACTCAGAATGGGAAAATGTCAGGGCGGGACTTTCCCACACCCCTGGAGGGTTTCCATGTGAACGGCCCTGGGGTCACCTCCACACCCAACAAGTCCTGGGCCCATCCGGAGAGCTGCGAGAATAT GCAATGTTCAGATAAAGCCAACCACTCTGAGGGCAAAGTGAAGGGATATGAGCTTCAGGACTTGCGAACTTTGACCCCAGTGAAGCCACAGCCTGTTAGTAAGGATCCTGAGCAGGAAAATGCCCTGACTGTGGACAACAGAGATGACAAAGATTTGGTTAATGATAAACACAATAATGATGAGATATTGGAAAGTCAGCAGAAATTTTGCAAGGATGGAAAAAGTCAAGAGTGCGTGCAAACTGTGAAAGAAAAAATAACACCCAACTTGGGTGAAAAATCGGTGGTATGTACTTTCAATAAGGACACTGGTATGATGGATGTGGTCACAATGTTTGTTGAGAATGTGAAGGCTATCAAGCACAAAACGGACATAACAGCTTGCTCAACGCCAATTCTGAAAGGAACAGACGTAAAGGGTTGCTCTACACCAATAATCAAAGGACTGAAAGGAGATCAGGACATAGTGCCGTCCCCATGTCTCTCAGACATAGAAGGACAATGTAACGGTCGGAATTCCCATCTCTTGGATGAGTCTGGTGACGCTTGCATGTTGGAGATGGGAAAATTGAGGCTAATGGATGATCATTGCAGTAGACTCAATACTACGGACGAGTTGCTTTCAGCGTCTGCAGGCTTTGAGAGACTGGATGCGAATGAAGATAACAAGGAGAATTTAGAAATAGATGAGAAAAAGAATCAAGATGCATATGCTAAAGTTGGGGAGAAGGGCGATGGGATCCAAAGTCTAAATTTAAGCGTTGCCAAAAAGTCGGATTTAAAAATGTTCGATGGAGGAATGGTTAAGCCGTTTGTGAATCAGGTTGGGGACAATATGGGCAACACTGAAGGAGATATTGAGAAAGTTACAAcagaaacttctcttttaaaagatAACGATGAGACAAGCGTTCCAAAGGTGGTGAGGAAAGCGAGTCCAAAAATGGGTTTGAGGGTGTCTTCGCCGACTGCTATGCAGACATCACCAAAAGATGCCAATGTGGCAACTGATTGTTTGGCTCCATTGCTTAAAGTTGATTGCCTTAACAAGAGTGGAAATGATGAAGGAGAATTGAGTCGAACACAAGACGACTTGAACAAGTCCTACGCTGTGATAGTGACATCGTCGGATAGCAACGTGTGCACATCAGAAGATAATGAAAACTCTGCGTCCATAGGAGTGATAGAAGACGTTGATGAATCTCTGCTGCACAGGTCGAGCATTCATCAGTTCCTGAATTCACGGTGCAACAAAAGCAGGACTCTCAACAATTCTGGTTCATTTAGAAACAGTGGCCTGGACTATACCAATTCTTTTCGACAGAGCCCACTTTTCGAGGCAGATGTATTGACACCGAAAAAAGACTTGAGAGAATCGACCGTGAATGGCTTGTCAAACAAAGAATCGGGTAAAATTTTGGAAGGGCCAAATGACAATATTGAGGTATATGAACCTGATTTGCCGGAGACGCCTTATATCGGAAGGGGTAACGACTATGATTTCAGTGGTTGCAGCGAGACGGAGTCCCCGAGCCTTCGTAGCTTTGAGCAGCATGAGAAGGGTGTGCGATACATTACAAAGTCTCGCACAGGGTCGAGATACTCTGACTACAGTTCCAATGGGCCTGTGGTTTTCCCAGAGGGCAGCTTTCAAGGGCAGTGTCGGCACAAGGACCAGTCTTTGCTGG GCATAGTGTTCCAAATCAAGCGTGTACTGCTGGACGATGACACTGAGGTGTACTGCATGTGGGTGTCCCGCGACCCTGAGGAGCCCCAAGAGGTCATAAGGTCATACGCCAACCTGACCTTGGCCTCCAGTCACAACAGCACCCTGGACAGGAGCCACAATTTCAGTCTCGGAGAG GTCCTTGCAGCTCAAGCCAGGTCGGACTCCAAGGAAATACTCGAAGGCTACGAAAGTGGGGAAGAGGAAAACTCACAGATACATGAATACTCACAAACCTCTCACAACCAGTCCATTGAGTCCTTGGACCAGAACAGCGATCACTCAAATAACTACTCAAACTTGTCACAAAACTACTCAAATCAGTCCTTTAACTACTCCAGCCGTTCTCATGATCGTTCGTACAGGTCACATGACCAATCAAATAGGTCACATGACCTGTCAATAAGGTCACATGACCAGTCTGTGAGGTCACATGACCAGTCTGTGAGGTCACATGACCAATCAAAAAGGTCACATGACCAGTCTGTGAGGTCTTCGGAAGGGACGGAGGAAGACAAAGCGCTGTGTCATGGCCCATACAGCATTTTGTAcgacacacagcataccattggCAAAGGAGCATTTGGTTTTGTGAAGATGGCCAGAAGGAGAGCTGACAGGAAAGAG GTGGTAGTGAAGTTTATACGACGGGCCAAGGTGTTCAAGGACTGCTGGGTGGAGGACGAGAGATACGGCCAGATGCCTCTAGAAGTCAGCATTCTTAGCAAGCTTAACCACCCCAACATTGTCACG GTTCTGGATGTATTTGATAACTCAGACTACATCCAGTTGGTGATGGCAAAGCACGGATCAGGCATGGACCTCTTTGAGTTCATTGATCGCAGTCCACGCATGGATGAAAAACTGGCAAGCTATATCTTTCGACAG ATGGTTTCTGCAGTGTCCTATCTCCACGGTAAGAACATCCTCCATCGTGACATCAAGGACGAGAACGTGATCCTCAACGAGCAGTTCCAGATCAAGCTGATAGACTTCGGGGCCGTCGCAATCCTGGAGCCGGGCAAACTGTTCTCCACGTTCTGTGGGACACTGGAGTACTGCAGCCCTGAGGTCCTAATGGGAAACAA GTACTATGGACCCGAGCTTGAAGTGTGGTCACTAGGGGTAACACTTTACACGCTGGTTTTTGGAGAGAACCCATTCTTTGACGTGGAGGAGACGATAAAGTGCACCTTGAAGCCACCTTTTGTTGTTTCTAGCG AGCTAATGATGTTGCTGTGCTGGTTACTGCATCCTGACCCTAAGAAAAGAGCCACAGTTCCCAGCCTCGAGCGCAACCACTGGGTCCAGCAGAAAGTTGACATCAGCAGATACCGATGGGAGGAAGTGTTACCTAATAGTG AGTTCCATGGTAACACGGCCTCTGACAACCGGCCTGACTCCCCGGGTGCAACCCCTGGTAACCATGAAGACGAATCCCTGGATGACCTCAAGTGTAACCTCATCAGCAAACTCAACTTGGAATAA